In Aedes albopictus strain Foshan chromosome 3, AalbF5, whole genome shotgun sequence, the following are encoded in one genomic region:
- the LOC134291633 gene encoding sphingolipid delta(4)-desaturase DES1-like: MGQHVSRTDFEWVYTDQPHTSRRDAMLRKYPQIKKLFGPDPKFKYIVSAMVLTQILMLYVMQDQSWKMIVLVAYCFGGVINHSLMLANHEISHNMAFGYGRPLANRLFGMWCNLPIGVPMSVSFKKYHTLHHRYLADERLDPDVPSILEAKLFCNTFGKFVWVILQPLFYAIRPLFVNPLPVEKLEMLNTAIQLTFDGLVVLIFGWKMLAYLLIGSFLAMGIHPVAGHFIAEHYMYAKGFETYSYYGALNWITFNVGYHNEHHDFPAIPGSRLPELKKIAPEFYETMPQHTSWVRVMYDFVTDPAIGPYARIKRRALERAG; the protein is encoded by the coding sequence ATGGGTCAACACGTTTCCAGAACGGATTTCGAGTGGGTCTACACGGACCAACCGCACACGAGCCGTCGCGATGCCATGCTGCGGAAGTATCCCCAGATCAAGAAGCTCTTCGGACCGGACCCCAAGTTCAAGTACATCGTGTCAGCTATGGTGCTCACGCAGATCTTGATGCTGTACGTGATGCAGGATCAATCGTGGAAGATGATCGTATTGGTGGCGTACTGCTTCGGAGGAGTCATCAACCACTCGCTGATGCTGGCGAACCATGAGATATCGCACAACATGGCCTTTGGATATGGAAGGCCCCTGGCGAACCGACTGTTCGGTATGTGGTGTAACCTGCCGATTGGAGTGCCGATGTCGGTTTCATTCAAAAAGTATCACACCTTGCACCATCGATATCTGGCCGACGAAAGGCTTGATCCGGACGTGCCGAGCATCCTGGAGGCCAAGCTGTTCTGCAACACTTTCGGAAAGTTCGTTTGGGTCATTCTGCAGCCACTGTTTTACGCCATAAGGCCACTCTTTGTGAACCCTCTACCAGTTGAAAAGCTCGAAATGCTCAATACGGCAATACAACTGACATTTGATGGTCTTGTGGTGCTAATCTTCGGATGGAAAATGTTGGCTTATCTTCTTATCGGTTCGTTCCTGGCCATGGGCATCCACCCGGTTGCAGGCCACTTCATTGCCGAGCACTACATGTACGCCAAAGGGTTCGAAACGTACTCCTACTACGGAGCCCTGAACTGGATCACGTTCAACGTGGGGTACCACAACGAGCACCATGACTTCCCAGCCATCCCGGGCAGCAGGTTGCCAGAGTTGAAGAAAATTGCACCGGAGTTCTACGAAACCATGCCGCAGCACACGTCCTGGGTGCGGGTTATGTACGACTTCGTCACGGATCCGGCCATTGGGCCTTACGCACGCATCAAGCGGAGGGCGTTGGAGCGAGCGGGATAA
- the LOC109424713 gene encoding angiopoietin-2-like: MFGNVRLALCVVLVLWSSTAYSAAGSYDDVITKLDNLLYRVVMSEVNIKERLEETEDQLKKTLEQLDTLMEHQNGLVQNDDQLLAKIDELRDEVVQNQENIRGEFSSALAGMGQEVSNIHQRLEDLVEKQGELAADHKALASMLIEVEQNVNQKFAMGMADISERFNKTGEKFEEVLQNQENNHVELSSKMVSVKHELNLMASNVIEGFDNADKRFVQLMQNQADLAAGHEVLTSALEKMEQNVREQFTVTLTTITDNFDKTNDQIDDLAKSQESTRVELSTKLTSLKQDLNHNFNLLMSNVVEGFEIADKRIDRLMQHHADLTTGHEVLASTITGLELHVNEQFTLTLTNVTDHFDRTNDQIENLAKNQDNSRVELSSKLTTLKQDMNSNFNSVISNVNDGFSKTAVKVDHVSQKQDDLAASQQTLTIALNKMNNDVSDKLVTIATNINKRSDKLEDQHRTTKDQLDRLLQNMDNHRVEFSTVLTRIEQSTNQNFVTVTNYAVQILQQAGSCSTPQQPAVVTSCKNTPTKISGQYQLKPFGTDEVLVGYCEQEKFNGGWLVIQHRFDGSVDFHRNWNDYKHGFGSIGGEFWLGLDKIHRLTSNKNVELVVELKDFNNNYIYARYDAFEIGSEPQKYSLDKLGTYSGTAGDSMIYNRGKKFTTKDNDNDGAVNLNCAVSRAGAWWFNWCGNADLNGMYGVRGDWRSVYWYGYNQYDGMKYTRMMIREK, translated from the exons ATGTTCGGCAACGTCCGTCTTGCACTATGCGTGGTTCTAGTTTTGTGGAGTTCAACGGCCTATTCTGCCGCAGGAAGCTACGACGATGTAATTACGAAATTGGACAACCTCCTGTACCGGGTGGTGATGAGCGAGGTCAACATCAAGGAACGCCTCGAAGAAACAGAAGACCAGCTCAAAAAGACCCTCGAACAGCTGGATACCTTGATGGAACATCAAAACGGTTTGGTGCAGAACGACGATCAGCTTTTGGCTAAAATCGACGAGTTACGTGACGAGGTTGTGCAGAACCAAGAAAACATTCGCGGGGAGTTCTCATCGGCGTTGGCCGGTATGGGGCAAGAAGTAAGTAACATTCATCAACGATTAGAAGATTTAGTGGAAAAACAAGGAGAGCTAGCAGCAGATCACAAAGCATTAGCATCTATGTTGATTGAAGTTGAGCAGAACGTTAACCAGAAATTCGCGATGGGCATGGCCGATATCAGTGAACGTTTCAATAAAACAGGAGAAAAGTTTGAAGAAGTTTTGCAAAATCAGGAAAATAATCACGTGGAGTTATCTTCAAAAATGGTAAGCGTGAAACATGAGCTGAATTTGATGGCGTCTAACGTAATCGAAGGCTTCGATAATGCTGATAAGCGATTCGTTCAGCTTATGCAAAACCAAGCGGATCTTGCTGCGGGTCATGAAGTATTAACATCCGCCTTGGAAAAAATGGAACAAAATGTAAGGGAGCAGTTTACCGTGACCCTAACAACAATTACTGATAATTTCGATAAAACAAATGACCAAATCGATGATCTCGCTAAGAGTCAAGAAAGCACTCGTGTGGAGTTGTCTACAAAACTGACAAGCCTAAAGCAGGACTTAAACCACAATTTCAACTTGCTCATGTCCAACGTAGTTGAAGGATTTGAAATTGCAGACAAACGAATCGATCGTCTTATGCAACACCATGCTGACCTTACTACGGGTCATGAAGTGCTTGCTTCCACTATAACAGGATTAGAACTACATGTCAATGAACAGTTCACCCTGACGCTGACGAACGTAACCGATCATTTCGATAGAACAAATGACCAAATCGAGAATCTTGCGAAGAATCAAGACAACAGCCGCGTTGAGTTATCATCAAAGTTGACCACATTGAAACAAGACATGAACAGTAACTTCAACTCAGTTATATCCAACGTGAACGATGGCTTTTCGAAGACGGCCGTGAAGGTTGATCACGTCTCACAAAAACAGGATGACCTTGCAGCAAGTCAACAAACGTTAACTATCGCATTGAACAAAATGAACAACGATGTAAGTGATAAGCTTGTCACAATTGCGACGAACATCAACAAACGTTCCGACAAACTTGAAGATCAGCACCGAACAACAAAAGATCAACTGGATCGCCTCCTGCAAAATATGGACAACCATCGCGTAGAATTCTCAACGGTCCTAACCAGAATAGAACAAAGTACTAATCAGAACTTCGTTACGGTAACGAACTACGCAGTGCAAATTTTGCAGCAGGCCGGAAGTTGTTCAACACCGCAGCAGCCTGCGGTAGTGACTTCGTGCAAGAATACACCGACTAAAATATCCGGTCAGTATCAGCTGAAACCCTTCGGTACCGACGAGGTCCTGGTGGGATACTGCGAGCAGGAGAAGTTCAATGGTGGCTGGCTGGTGATACAACATCGATTCGATGGTTCAGTAGACTTCCATCGCAACTGGAACGACTACAAACACGGCTTTGGATCCATCGGAGGAGAGTTCTGGCTTggattggacaaaattcatcGACTTACCAGCAACAAGAACGTTGAACTGGTTGTCGAACTGAAGGACTTCAACAACAACTATATCTACGCACGATATGATGCTTTTGAAATTGGCAGTGAGCCTCAGAAATATTCACTGGACAAGCTGGGAACGTACAGCGGAACTGCTGGGGATTCTATGATTTACAACAGAGGCAAAAAATTCACCACCAAGGATAACGATAACGACGGCGCCGTGAATCTGAACTGCGCCGTTAGCAGAGCGGGAGCATGGTGGTTTAATTGGTGTGGCAATGC TGATCTCAATGGAATGTACGGCGTAAGAGGTGATTGGCGATCCGTTTATTGGTATGGCTACAACCAATATGATGGAATGAAATACACCAGAATGATGATCCGAGAAAAGTAA